Proteins encoded within one genomic window of Cryptosporangium minutisporangium:
- a CDS encoding GbsR/MarR family transcriptional regulator — protein MPGGRLTQQDRQQIALGLADGLAYAEIARRLDRPTSTITREVMRNGGPTGYRADLAHRATERRTHQRRQAAPRDPQAPSQPSGRDPEAVREYEEVLTTIFMQSGLPKMMARVMVSLYTTDAGSLTASELVQRLQVSPATISKAIAFLESQALVRRERDERRRERYIVDDDVWYQSTVASARALAQVAEASRQGVSVLGAGTPAAVRLENIARFMDYVSENTERAAEQAREVLHAKPAVQDSDD, from the coding sequence ATGCCGGGAGGCAGGCTCACCCAGCAGGACCGCCAGCAGATCGCGCTGGGGTTGGCCGACGGCCTCGCCTACGCGGAGATCGCCAGGCGTCTCGACCGTCCCACGTCGACGATCACGCGTGAGGTGATGCGGAACGGCGGCCCGACCGGCTACCGCGCCGACCTGGCGCACCGTGCCACCGAACGCCGCACTCACCAACGCAGGCAAGCCGCGCCGCGGGATCCGCAGGCGCCCTCGCAGCCCTCCGGGCGCGACCCGGAGGCCGTGCGCGAGTACGAAGAGGTGCTCACCACGATCTTCATGCAATCGGGCCTGCCGAAGATGATGGCCCGAGTGATGGTCAGCCTCTACACCACCGACGCCGGCAGCCTCACCGCCTCCGAGCTCGTCCAGCGTCTCCAGGTCAGCCCGGCGACCATCTCCAAGGCGATCGCGTTCCTGGAAAGTCAGGCGCTCGTCCGCCGGGAGCGCGATGAACGCCGCCGCGAGCGGTACATCGTCGACGACGACGTCTGGTACCAGTCGACGGTCGCCAGCGCCCGGGCCCTCGCGCAGGTCGCGGAGGCTTCTCGGCAGGGCGTCAGCGTCCTGGGTGCGGGGACCCCCGCCGCCGTCCGCCTCGAGAACATCGCCCGCTTCATGGACTACGTCAGCGAGAACACCGAACGCGCCGCAGAGCAGGCCCGTGAGGTGCTGCACGCGAAGCCTGCCGTCCAGGACTCCGACGACTGA
- a CDS encoding MarR family transcriptional regulator codes for MTTFGPALIGQTEKALNAILDRQLAGTGITEPQWVTLTLTVASGGAIDRSQLIRRVSGATQFSEVSVAERLAELIAAGFVWEDSDGRIQVTDDGQARWTQIRAAIGPITQGLWGDLPAEDLAVAGRVLGVVLDRANVVLAGS; via the coding sequence ATGACGACCTTTGGTCCCGCGCTCATCGGCCAGACCGAGAAGGCGCTCAACGCGATCCTGGACCGTCAACTCGCTGGAACCGGCATCACCGAACCCCAGTGGGTGACCCTCACCTTGACCGTGGCCAGCGGCGGGGCCATCGACCGGTCCCAGCTCATCCGCCGGGTCAGCGGCGCCACCCAATTCAGCGAAGTGTCGGTGGCCGAACGCCTCGCCGAGCTGATCGCCGCCGGCTTCGTGTGGGAGGACAGCGACGGCCGCATCCAGGTCACCGACGACGGGCAAGCGCGCTGGACGCAGATCCGCGCTGCGATCGGCCCGATCACCCAGGGCCTGTGGGGCGACCTGCCAGCCGAGGACCTGGCCGTCGCGGGGCGCGTCCTGGGTGTCGTCCTCGACCGGGCCAACGTGGTGCTGGCTGGCTCCTGA